In Caloramator sp. E03, the sequence TATTAGAGTCCATTTTTGTACTGGTATAATTTAATATATCCTCATAAGATAATGTATCAAACACTAATTCCTTTGCAAGCTTTCTCCTCTGGCTTTCACTGCCTTCAATATAGATTCCATACTTTTGTTTTCTAACAAGTTTTAAGCCGCTTTTTTTAAGATATTCTTCAAGCTCATCAAGTTCCTTTAGCATAGTGTTTTTAGATATAAAAAACATCTCTTGAAAATAGGAAACCTTAAGGGGCTGACTGCTCTGTAAAAGTTTTATCGCAGTATATTTAATCCTCTCATCTTTAGAAAAAGTATACTGGAATCTTGACTTAATGTTCTTATCACAAAGCAGATTCATTATAAATTCCTCAAGGCCATTATCCTTTTTAATCCTTATACCTCTGTTATATTCCCTTTCAAAATATGAGAACCCATTTTTAACCAAGAATTTCTCTATTTTATCGATATTATATCTAACAGCTCTGTCTGTTAACTTATATTGTTTTGCAATATCTTCAATCTTTACAAAACCATCTGCTTTATACAAATAGTTTAAAATTTCAACAGATCTTTTATTAAGCTGCATAAAATCATCCTCTATTTAAAAAATAATGTTGAAAAAATGAACTTTTAAACTATTAATATTTTAATCTATATCTAAATTATATTTTTAATATTAATAATTACAACCATTTTGAAGGTACTTTTCTTTTCCAATCAAATAGGAAAAATTAAACTTTTATAAAATCCTAAAGTTAAAATCTCAAATATCTTTAATCTTATTTGATATTTTTACAAAAGAAGATGTATAATTGAAATAGGAGGTGGTAAAATGTTGTATTTATGGATATTGATTTCGCTCGTTGCAATATTAATAGATATTTTAACAAGCAGTTTTCTCTTCTTTAGCTTTGCAATCGGTGGTATAGCTGCACTTTTATCATATACCCTTAATGCTTCAGTTATGGTACAAATAGGGCTCTTTCTTATCCTTAGCATAATATCAATACTCTGGGCAGCTCCTTTTGTTAAAAGAGTATTAACTAAAACGCCTCCGGCATTTAAAACTATGGAGCAAAACTACATCGGAAAAATAGTAACAGCACAGGAAGATATAA encodes:
- a CDS encoding NfeD family protein, with protein sequence MLYLWILISLVAILIDILTSSFLFFSFAIGGIAALLSYTLNASVMVQIGLFLILSIISILWAAPFVKRVLTKTPPAFKTMEQNYIGKIVTAQEDIKDKSQIKYQGIYWYAVNHGEPIKRGTNL